A DNA window from Bacteroidales bacterium contains the following coding sequences:
- a CDS encoding leucine-rich repeat domain-containing protein, translating to MTNFEVKNGVVIIPEGTTTIDWDSYADYTNLKSVTIPASVTNVLAGSFLNSPSIESIVVEEGNPIYDSREGCNAIIETATNTLIAGCKSTVIPNSVTRIAPYAFWACSSPESITIPESVAEIGVKAFCSCVSVKNINILGNITKIETNTFKDCISLESITLPEGVTTIKDKAFSGCTSLKVIILPESITKIGKAAFDRCLSLESVNIPKKITKIREETFSECTSLKNIVISERVKIIESRAFSKCRSLKSVTLPKGLKNIGWDVFQNCISLESITLPKGLEDIGWSAFQGCVSLESIIIPESVKTIGWSAFEGCSSLKSITIPKSMIKIGAFAFIACMSLECIVVEEGNPIYDSRGGCNAIIETATNTLITGCKSTIIPDSVTVIESNAFEGCTTLERITIPESVTKLDARTFYGCTSLKAIYVAKEKIDTIKSMLPIELQEVVKEK from the coding sequence ATGACTAATTTTGAAGTTAAAAATGGTGTTGTAATAATCCCTGAGGGGACTACTACGATAGATTGGGATAGTTATGCAGATTACACAAACTTAAAATCTGTTACTATTCCTGCGAGTGTTACAAATGTTTTAGCAGGCTCTTTTTTAAATTCTCCCTCTATTGAAAGTATCGTTGTAGAAGAGGGTAATCCTATATATGATTCACGTGAGGGGTGCAATGCAATCATAGAGACAGCAACCAATACCCTTATTGCAGGATGTAAATCAACAGTTATCCCCAATAGTGTTACCAGAATTGCACCATATGCTTTTTGGGCATGTTCTTCACCTGAGAGTATTACTATCCCCGAAAGTGTAGCAGAAATTGGCGTTAAAGCCTTTTGCTCTTGTGTTTCAGTTAAAAACATAAATATATTAGGCAACATAACTAAGATTGAAACTAATACTTTTAAGGATTGCATTTCGCTTGAGAGTATTACACTCCCTGAAGGTGTTACAACAATTAAAGATAAGGCTTTCTCGGGATGTACCTCATTAAAAGTTATTATACTCCCTGAAAGTATTACTAAAATTGGGAAAGCGGCTTTTGACCGTTGCTTATCTCTTGAGAGTGTAAATATACCTAAGAAGATTACAAAGATTAGAGAAGAGACATTCTCAGAATGTACCTCGCTTAAAAACATTGTAATTTCTGAGAGGGTAAAAATAATTGAAAGTAGAGCCTTCAGTAAATGTAGATCACTAAAGAGTGTTACTTTACCTAAAGGCTTGAAAAATATAGGATGGGATGTTTTTCAAAATTGTATTTCACTTGAAAGTATCACTCTCCCAAAAGGTCTGGAAGATATAGGATGGAGTGCTTTTCAAGGTTGCGTTTCACTTGAGAGTATCATTATCCCTGAGAGTGTAAAGACAATTGGTTGGAGTGCTTTTGAAGGGTGTTCCTCGCTCAAAAGTATAACAATCCCCAAAAGTATGATTAAGATTGGAGCCTTTGCCTTTATTGCTTGTATGTCTCTTGAGTGCATAGTAGTAGAAGAGGGTAATCCTATATATGATTCACGTGGGGGGTGCAATGCAATAATAGAAACTGCTACTAACACACTAATTACAGGATGTAAATCTACTATTATCCCCGATAGTGTTACTGTAATTGAGTCAAATGCTTTTGAAGGCTGTACTACACTTGAGCGTATTACTATCCCCGAGAGTGTAACTAAACTTGATGCA
- a CDS encoding AAA family ATPase yields MENKSNKTVRKQMEKKSQTYFGLKIEDNGKFDALNVAARLFLCPRITPEHAIKMVDMLVKGSITVEGFRERTNDFIYELVSLKNSSKGITSIMRNKLEAWKKILKAPTQKEYKYIETLFGFSKETLFGNEQQQQIGDPLESPISMAAYVKQYVKGQDDAIDKLAVPFFLHHDSKSKKYTSRIKTPVLVMGPTGSGKSEMIRHFAKICDCPVIRINSSEITPTGWRGVGITDIIARELKNGTTINDLKYAIIVFHEFDKITHHNQNIIGTCGTDMDNDMMRDIMRFFETDHSLHLEDSTHPTGDTYRLPVDNLLIVFDGAFSGMENIIKKRLNLRQKVGFSQNSSSGYDESNLLQYVKTEDLEEWGYMPELLGRIGETVVLNPLSTDVIYEIMISAKESVLQSHKEFWLKNNIDLQFEEKALRYIAAEAYKSGLGFRNVKALLAKALKSMYFNMVHPSESSVVKISEEYIKEHLRVR; encoded by the coding sequence ATGGAAAACAAATCAAATAAAACAGTTAGAAAACAAATGGAGAAAAAGAGTCAAACCTATTTTGGTCTTAAAATTGAAGATAATGGTAAGTTTGATGCTCTCAACGTTGCAGCACGATTATTCCTATGTCCAAGAATAACACCGGAGCATGCTATAAAGATGGTTGATATGCTTGTAAAAGGATCAATTACAGTTGAAGGTTTTAGAGAGAGAACAAATGATTTTATTTATGAACTTGTTTCTCTTAAAAACTCTTCAAAGGGAATTACCTCTATTATGAGGAATAAATTGGAGGCTTGGAAAAAGATACTCAAAGCCCCTACACAAAAAGAGTATAAATATATTGAAACTCTTTTTGGTTTCTCAAAGGAGACACTCTTCGGTAACGAACAACAACAACAAATTGGAGACCCATTAGAAAGCCCCATTAGTATGGCTGCATACGTAAAACAGTATGTAAAAGGTCAGGATGATGCTATTGATAAGTTGGCTGTTCCATTCTTCCTACATCACGATAGTAAATCTAAAAAATATACATCAAGGATAAAGACTCCTGTTTTAGTTATGGGACCAACGGGAAGTGGAAAATCGGAGATGATTCGCCATTTTGCAAAGATATGCGATTGCCCTGTTATTCGTATAAATTCATCTGAAATAACTCCTACAGGATGGAGAGGAGTTGGTATTACAGATATTATAGCACGTGAGTTGAAAAACGGAACTACTATAAATGACCTGAAATATGCCATTATAGTATTCCACGAGTTTGATAAGATTACACACCATAATCAAAATATTATTGGGACATGTGGGACAGATATGGATAATGATATGATGCGTGATATTATGCGTTTTTTTGAAACTGATCACAGCCTGCATCTCGAAGATTCAACCCATCCTACAGGAGATACCTACCGCCTTCCAGTAGATAATTTATTGATAGTATTTGACGGAGCCTTCTCAGGAATGGAGAATATTATTAAAAAAAGATTAAACTTACGTCAGAAGGTTGGATTTAGTCAAAACTCTTCATCTGGGTATGACGAAAGCAATCTTTTACAATATGTAAAAACAGAAGACCTTGAGGAGTGGGGATATATGCCAGAACTTTTGGGACGTATTGGAGAGACTGTAGTGTTAAATCCTTTGTCAACGGATGTTATATATGAGATTATGATATCAGCAAAAGAGAGTGTTCTTCAATCGCATAAGGAGTTCTGGTTGAAAAACAATATTGATTTACAATTTGAAGAAAAGGCTCTTCGTTACATTGCTGCTGAAGCATATAAATCGGGACTGGGATTCCGTAATGTTAAAGCATTGCTTGCAAAGGCCCTTAAAAGTATGTACTTCAATATGGTTCATCCCTCAGAGAGCAGTGTTGTAAAGATTAGCGAGGAGTATATAAAAGAGCATTTAAGAGTGAGATAG